The DNA sequence TCGCCCGGGTTCCCGGGGCGCACGACCGTGAAGGAGGGAGTGCTGTGCTTGCTCACGGCGCCGACCGCGTCTGATGGACCGAGTTGCCGAACGGCTCGGAGAGCTCGTCGATGCGCGACGGCGGGATGTAGAGCTGCGAGGTCGGGTCGGCCATGAACTCATCGCGCAGCGACTCGTTCGACATCCGCTCCTGCATCACCTTCTTCTGCAGCATCATGATGCCGTAGATGAGGCCTTCCGGACGCGGCGGGCAGCCCGGGACGTAGACGTCCACCGGGATGATCGTGTCGATGCCCTGCGCCACCGCGTAGGAGTCGAACATGCCGCCCGACGAGGCGCAGGCGCCCATCGAGATCACCCACTTGGGCTGGTGCATCTGCTGGTAGATGCGGCGCAGCACCGGCGCGAGCTTGAACGGCACGCGGCCGGCGCAGATGAGCACGTCGCTCTGGCGCGGCGAGAAGCTCATGCGTTCCATGCCGAAGCGCGCGAGGTCGAACTTCGAGGCCGCGGTGGCCATGAACTCGATCGCGCAGCACGCGGTGCCGAAGGGCATCGGCCACAGCGAGTTCGCGCGGCCCCAGTTCACGAGGAAGTCGAGGCGGGTGGTGATCCACCCTTCCTGCGACTGCGGGTTGTACGAGACCGCCGTCGCCGGATCCGGCTGCGTGATCAATCCCATTGCATCGCTCCCTTCTTCCACTCGTAGATGAAGCCCGCCACGAGCACGGTCATGAAGACCAGCATCGTGCCGAAGCCGTAGAAGGTCACCTGGTCGGGCGCGCACACCCCGTTCACGAGGGGCACCTTGCAGGACAGTTGCTGGAAGTACGCCGCCCACGGCACGAGCAGCACCGTCTCCACGTCGAAGACGATGAACAGCATCGCGACCATGTAGAACTTCACGGAGAAGCGTTCGCGGGCATCGCCGAGGACCGGCATGCCGGACTCGTACGGCTCCTGCTTGACCGGCGTCGGGCGGTGACGGGTCAAATAGTGCGACAGGCCCAGGATCAAGACCGCGTTGACGGCCACGAATCCGAGCAGCAGGAGAACGGGGAGGTACGTCCGTTCCATTCGGGGGGAGATGGGGGTCGGAGCGCGATTCGTGAATTATTTCACGAGCTTCATACTTTCGGGTGGGAAGCTATCCCGACGACACGCGCATTGCAACCGCTTCGTCGCCGCAACTCGTAGTGCGCATTGGACTTGGGCGTCCAATCCCGAATCAGTTCATCTGCATTGCCACGGCCGATGCAACGAACCGATTCCGGGCAATCGGGTACGACTGGCGCACTCGTTCGACTCCCCTTTCTGAGGCCTGCATGCGCCACTCGATTCGCACGGTCCTTCCCGCCCTCGCCTTCACCGCTCTCGTGCCGGCCACCGCGGCCGCACAGGCCTGCCTCGGCAACCCATCGTTCGCCACCAATCATCTCCAACTGGCGGGCGACTACACGTTCTCGTCGGACTTCGACCAGCTCGGCGCGAGCTTCGTCAGCGGTAGCAACACCGTGTTCGCCGGCCTCGGCGCGAACAGCTATTCGTACCGGGGCGGTGATCCCAACCTGCGCCTCGCCGGCACCCTCGGCTACCAGGTACCGATCACCAGCAGCAGCCGCGTGCAGGCCTGTCCCCTGCTTCGCGCCAGCTACGGTCTCGCCACCGATGACTACAACGGGACCGGCGGCGAACTCACCACGCGGTCGTACGGGTTCGGCCTCGCACTCGGTGGCACGCTGCTGCAGCGGCCGCGCTTCGCGCTGGTCCCGTCGGTGCAGGCCAGCGTGCAGCGCGATGCATTCACGGTGCGCGGCGGCTTCGCGCCGGACGACGTCAATGACACCTACGGATTGCTCGGTGTGGCACTCGGCTTCGTGATGAGCGAATCCCTGAGCCTGCGACCCAGCGTGCAACTGCCGCTCAACGCGTCCTTCGACGAGCCCCTGTTCGGGATCGGGCTTTCGTTGAACTACGGCAGGCGTCGCTGATAGCGTAGCAGCAACTGCGGAACGTCGAGCTCGACTTCCGAGGTCGTCATGTAGGCCGTCCCGCCAAGCGTGAAGGCGATCGCCTCGCCTTGGCGCTCGGCGGTGTACGGCTGCGGCATCGGGGTACGCCCGAGGGTCTCGGCGAGCGACTCGCCCGCTCGCCGCTCCCAGTAGTAGACCGCATCGTAGGTCTTCACGAGCACCTCGCGGCCGTCGGCGGAGACGTCGCCGCCGACGGCGAGCCGAAACGGCAGCTCGCCCGGAACCCGCTCGAGTGTTACCAGGACACCTGGGCGCTGCGGCGCGGGGTAGCGATAGAGCCGCGAGCGCTCCTCGCGCTTGCTGACGATGAACCAGTCACCAGTGAGCGGATCGACCAGCAGGGTCTCGGCATCGCGAGGCCCGTCGGGGTACCGGAACGGGAACGTCGCGAGCACGCTCGCCGTGCTGTCGGCGCGAGACTTCGGCTCCATCACGGCATGCACGAACACGGTATCCCAGCGGGCATCATTGTCGCCCGTCTCGGCGATGAGCAGCGTGTCCCCGCGTCGGGCGATGTCTTCCCAGTCGCGGTTCGCGACGCCCTCGACGCGCACGCGCAGCTGTGCCGCGCCCGTGGAATCGATCAGGAACAACTCCGCGTCGTTGCCTGAGTCGTTGTGGAGCCAGTAGTGACCCGGATACGTCACCGACGCGACGAGGCCGGAAGCCTCCCGCAGGTTGGCGCCGCGCAGCTCGCCGACGTCGCTGCCGTCGAGGAAGATGTTCGCGCCGCCCGTCGTCCGCACTGGCTCGCAACCCGCGACGAACGCCGCGATGGCGACGGCAGGCCAGCGGCGCATCACGGACTGCCTCGCAGCAGCTCGGCGGGAATGGGATTCGCCGGCGACTCCTGCTCCCAGAAGATCGTCACGACCCACCAGCGCGTCCCGTCGAACCAGAGCTGGAAGCTGTTGACGCCGCGCGCGAACGGTTCGGCGTCCTGCAGCGTGCGCTTGGAGTCGTAGGCGCTCATCAGGTGCACGATGTTGCCGTACCGCTCCACCTTACGGCCCAACTCGCGCTCGAAGAAGCCGTCGCGCTCCAGCAGGGGGCCGATCTCCGCGATGTACGCTTCGGCGGTCATGGGTCGGTGGACCGGCTGGCCCGTCGAACGGCTGATGCCGGTCGGGATCAACCGCGCGTGCGGTGACATGAGGGAACGGAAGCGGTCCCAGTTCCGGGGCTGGCCCGCAGGGCCGGAGATCACGTCATAGACGGCCGCCATGATCGCGTCGATCGAGTTGACGTCACGCGGGTCGGCCACCGGCGCTTGGGCAACGGCCGGGACTGCGGAGGCGGCGAGGAGCAGCGCGAGGACTGCCGGGAGGACGCGTCGCATCACGGAAGTATAAGCCGGGGTTTCGGCGGGCGGGAACCCGGGGCAGATTTCCCGCGAGCGGCACTGGCCCCACCCTCACCGATCACACTGTGTCCATCAAGAACGATCGCTGGATCATCGAGCAGGCCAAGAAGGGGATGATCGAGCCCTTCGAGAGCTCCCAGATGCGCGAGGGCGTCGTCTCCTACGGCGTTTCCGCCTACGGCTACGACATGCGCGTCGCGCCGGAGTATCGGATCTTCACGAACGTGCTGAACAGCATCGTCGATCCGAAGCACTTCGACCCCAAGAGCTTCGTCGAATACGAGGGCGATGTGTGCATCGTGCCGCCCAACTCCTTCGCCCTCGCGCGCTCGATCGAGTACTTCCGCATCCCGCGCAACGTCATGACCATCACGGTCGGCAAGTCGACGTATGCCCGCTGCGGCATCATCACGAACGTGACGCCCTTCGAGCCGGAGTGGGAAGGCTACGTC is a window from the Pseudogemmatithrix spongiicola genome containing:
- a CDS encoding NADH-quinone oxidoreductase subunit A gives rise to the protein MERTYLPVLLLLGFVAVNAVLILGLSHYLTRHRPTPVKQEPYESGMPVLGDARERFSVKFYMVAMLFIVFDVETVLLVPWAAYFQQLSCKVPLVNGVCAPDQVTFYGFGTMLVFMTVLVAGFIYEWKKGAMQWD
- a CDS encoding NADH-quinone oxidoreductase subunit B: MGLITQPDPATAVSYNPQSQEGWITTRLDFLVNWGRANSLWPMPFGTACCAIEFMATAASKFDLARFGMERMSFSPRQSDVLICAGRVPFKLAPVLRRIYQQMHQPKWVISMGACASSGGMFDSYAVAQGIDTIIPVDVYVPGCPPRPEGLIYGIMMLQKKVMQERMSNESLRDEFMADPTSQLYIPPSRIDELSEPFGNSVHQTRSAP
- the dcd gene encoding dCTP deaminase; translation: MSIKNDRWIIEQAKKGMIEPFESSQMREGVVSYGVSAYGYDMRVAPEYRIFTNVLNSIVDPKHFDPKSFVEYEGDVCIVPPNSFALARSIEYFRIPRNVMTITVGKSTYARCGIITNVTPFEPEWEGYVTLEISNTTPLPAKIYSNEGIAQVLFFEGDEGPLVSYKDKKGKYQGQVGVTLPKI